One genomic window of Maribacter aquivivus includes the following:
- a CDS encoding zinc-binding alcohol dehydrogenase family protein, with the protein MKYIVCEKPGEFVLKEKETPVRKKDEALLRIKKVGICGTDLHAYGGNQAFFTYPRILGHELASEVVEIGENDKGIKAGDKVVVMPYISCGECVACRNGKTNCCTNIRVLGVHTDGGMQEYITVPTNILLLANNLTDDEMAIVEPLAIGAHAVRRANIVPGETVAVVGCGPIGIGIMKLAQIAGAKVIALDMNEERLQYAKDKIGVDYIINVGEDPVKQISEITNGDLCTAVFDASGHKGALETCPSYMSHGGRFVLVGLSKGELTYTHPAIHAKEMTLMCSRNATTEDFEHVISVLDQFPTTSFITHQVPFTEMIENFDSWLKPETGVIKATVNFS; encoded by the coding sequence ATGAAATATATAGTTTGTGAAAAACCAGGTGAATTTGTTTTAAAAGAAAAAGAAACACCTGTAAGAAAGAAAGATGAAGCCTTGTTGAGAATTAAAAAGGTAGGTATCTGTGGTACAGATTTACACGCCTATGGTGGTAATCAAGCATTTTTTACATACCCTAGAATATTAGGTCATGAGTTAGCTTCTGAGGTGGTTGAGATTGGAGAAAACGATAAAGGAATCAAAGCTGGCGATAAGGTGGTTGTAATGCCTTATATAAGCTGTGGAGAATGTGTTGCATGCAGAAACGGAAAAACAAATTGTTGTACGAATATTAGAGTTTTAGGTGTGCATACAGATGGTGGAATGCAAGAGTATATTACCGTACCAACAAATATCTTATTGCTTGCCAATAATTTGACCGATGATGAAATGGCTATTGTAGAACCATTGGCAATTGGTGCTCATGCCGTTAGAAGAGCCAATATTGTACCTGGCGAAACGGTTGCCGTAGTTGGTTGTGGTCCAATAGGAATAGGAATTATGAAATTAGCACAGATTGCAGGGGCAAAGGTGATTGCTTTGGATATGAATGAGGAACGTCTGCAATATGCAAAAGATAAAATTGGGGTAGATTATATTATTAATGTTGGTGAAGATCCAGTAAAACAAATTTCTGAAATTACGAACGGTGATTTATGTACTGCCGTATTTGATGCTTCTGGCCACAAGGGAGCACTAGAAACATGCCCTTCATACATGTCTCATGGTGGTAGATTTGTATTGGTGGGACTTTCAAAAGGGGAGCTTACCTATACACACCCGGCAATACATGCGAAAGAAATGACTTTAATGTGCAGTAGAAATGCTACTACTGAAGATTTTGAACATGTAATTAGCGTGTTAGATCAATTTCCAACAACGTCTTTTATAACCCATCAAGTTCCATTTACCGAAATGATAGAAAATTTTGATAGTTGGTTAAAACCAGAGACAGGGGTAATAAAGGCAACAGTTAATTTTAGTTGA
- a CDS encoding UxaA family hydrolase — protein sequence MQKSYVQIDSKDNIIVAITNLEKGTVVTIAGKDVTLKEHIKQKHKFALVDFKSGDEVFMYGVLIGKAMTNIAAGCAITIENVKHASAEFNETKTEFNWQAPDVSKFENRTFNGYHRDNGQVGTANYWLVIPLTFCENRNLDVIEAALSEKLGYQTLKDFSVDTDALIQQYKLGSSRDKILNTPILTTHEEMTKNRVFPNVDGIKFLKHDGGCGGIRQDSETLCKLLAGYIANPNVAGATILSLGCQNAQITMLQNALKAINSDKPVHYLEQQQSLSERHFIEEAVKVTFLGLIDANEIFRKPAPLSKLVLGLECGGSDGFSGISANPALGYASDLLVALGASPVLSEFPELNGVEQEIINRCITDEDSKKFYALMRAYSAAAVAVGSGFENNPSPGNIKDGLITDAMKSAGAAKKGGTSPIVEVLDYTEQVTKPGLNLLCTPGNDVESTTGLVGSGCNVVVFTTGLGTPTGNPVAPVLKMSSNTALYERMNDIIDINAGTVISGEDSIETMGEKILEHIIQVASGTLASKAVAHGNNDFIPWKRGVSL from the coding sequence ATGCAAAAAAGTTACGTTCAAATAGATTCAAAAGATAATATTATCGTTGCCATCACTAATTTAGAGAAGGGTACAGTTGTTACTATAGCAGGTAAAGATGTTACTTTAAAAGAGCATATAAAACAGAAACATAAATTTGCCCTTGTCGATTTTAAATCAGGGGATGAAGTATTTATGTATGGCGTTTTAATCGGTAAAGCAATGACCAATATAGCTGCTGGTTGTGCTATTACCATAGAAAATGTAAAACATGCTTCTGCAGAATTTAATGAAACTAAAACTGAATTTAATTGGCAGGCGCCAGATGTTTCAAAATTTGAGAATAGGACCTTTAATGGTTACCATAGAGATAATGGACAAGTAGGTACTGCCAATTATTGGTTGGTTATACCGCTTACATTTTGTGAAAACAGAAATTTAGATGTAATTGAAGCTGCACTATCAGAAAAATTGGGATACCAAACTTTAAAAGATTTTTCTGTAGATACAGATGCTTTAATTCAACAGTATAAACTTGGCAGTTCTAGAGATAAAATATTAAATACACCTATACTTACTACCCATGAAGAAATGACAAAGAATAGGGTGTTTCCAAATGTAGATGGGATTAAGTTTTTAAAGCACGATGGTGGTTGTGGTGGCATTAGGCAAGATTCTGAAACCTTATGCAAACTGTTAGCAGGCTACATCGCCAACCCAAATGTAGCTGGTGCAACCATACTGAGTTTAGGTTGCCAAAATGCACAGATTACAATGCTTCAAAATGCGTTGAAAGCGATTAATAGTGATAAGCCCGTACATTATTTAGAACAACAACAAAGTCTGAGTGAACGTCACTTTATTGAAGAGGCTGTGAAAGTAACTTTCTTAGGGTTAATCGATGCTAATGAAATCTTTAGAAAACCGGCACCACTTAGTAAGTTGGTTCTAGGTTTAGAATGTGGCGGGTCAGATGGTTTTTCAGGTATATCTGCTAATCCTGCGTTAGGGTATGCATCTGATTTATTGGTTGCCTTAGGGGCTAGTCCTGTATTATCAGAATTTCCAGAGTTGAACGGGGTAGAGCAAGAAATTATTAATAGATGTATTACAGATGAAGACTCTAAAAAGTTTTATGCCCTAATGCGGGCATATTCCGCTGCTGCAGTTGCAGTGGGCTCGGGTTTTGAAAATAACCCATCTCCTGGTAATATTAAGGATGGTCTCATAACAGATGCTATGAAATCTGCAGGTGCGGCTAAAAAAGGAGGTACTTCACCCATAGTAGAGGTTTTAGATTATACAGAACAGGTGACCAAACCAGGGTTGAATTTATTATGTACGCCTGGTAACGATGTAGAATCAACCACGGGTCTTGTTGGTTCGGGCTGCAATGTGGTTGTTTTTACCACTGGTTTAGGTACGCCAACAGGTAACCCTGTAGCTCCCGTTTTAAAAATGTCAAGCAATACAGCTTTATACGAGCGTATGAATGATATTATTGATATAAATGCCGGTACAGTTATCAGTGGAGAAGATTCTATAGAAACTATGGGCGAGAAAATATTGGAACATATTATTCAAGTAGCCAGTGGAACACTTGCTTCAAAAGCGGTGGCACACGGCAATAATGACTTTATTCCTTGGAAAAGAGGAGTATCCTTATAA